The following DNA comes from Candidatus Methylacidiphilales bacterium.
AAAGCCAACTACCCGGTCGAGTTCATGGCCGCGTTGTTGTGCAACGAACTGGACAACACGGACAAAATCGCGCTGTTTGTGGCCGAGTCAAAGCAGATGGGGCTCAGCATCCTGCCGCCCTCGGTCAATGAGAGCGAACTCAGCTTCACCGTGGCGCCGGGGCAGATTCGCTTCGGGCTGGCGGCGATCAAGAATGTCGGCGAAGGCGCGGCGCGCGCGGTGCTGGAAGCCCGGAAAGAGAAAGGGGCCTTCAGCTCGCTGGAGGATTTTTGCCGGAAGGTGGATTATCGTTCGATCAACCGCAAAACGGTGGAGAGCCTGATTCGTTGCGGGGCATTTGACGATCTGGACGGCAACCGTGCGCATGTGTTTTCACAGGTGGACAGGGCCTTGTCGGAAGCGTCATCGCTGGCCCGCGACCGCGAGAGCGGGCAGGGCACATTTTTGGATATGGGCGAAACTCCGGCATCGAAGCCCGATGCCAGCGGTACCGGGACTGTCGAGGAATGGCCCATGCGGACCCGGCTCGAAAACGAAAAGGAACTGCTCGGCTTTTATGTGACCGGCCATCCGGTGGATGAATTTGAGGATGATTTGCGCGCCTTCCGGACTTTGGATCTGGGCGAGGCGGAAGAGGAGTCGCATGACGCGCCCGCGCGGATCGCGGGGGTGATTTGCACCAAGGAAGTGCGCCTCACGAAAAAGGGGCAGAAGCCCTATGCGCGAATCAATGTCGAGGACCGGACCGGGCGCGTCGAGGTCACGGTGTTTCCCGAGTTGTATCAAAAGCACGGGAACGAACTGATGATCGGCATGCCGATAGTGATTGTGGGGTTTGTGGACCGCGAACAGGAGGACCGGCCCAAGCTGATGGCCCATCAGATTTTTACGCTGGAGGAGGCCTGCGAGTCCCTGGTGCGCGAGGTTTATGTGCGCTGCCCTCGCGAACGTTGCGGGCCGGGGTTATGGAATGAGCTGAAGGCCGTGGTGGCTGGCGCGCGCGGATCAAAGCCGCTGTGTTTAGTTATACCGGGAAGTCAGGGAGGAATGGCCATTGTCGAGGCCGGGAGCGATTACGCCGTCAAGTCGGATTTGTCCGTGCTGCGGCAGTTGCGGGAAAAATTTGGGGGACGCGAGGTGAGGCTCCGGGCGAAGGAACTGGGCGAGATATCCCGCCGCAGGCCGGGCGCGTGGCGCGGGAACGGAGCCCGCCAGAATTCGCCGCAAAAGAGCGCATAGAACACAAAAGAAGATTTTTTACAGGAAGATCGCGGAGGAACGCGGATGAATATGGAGTGCGGTGGCAAGACGAAGTCGCGACACCGCTTTGGATCCACGCAATTTCGACATCTGTCGCGAGCGAAGCACGAGGAAAACATTCTCTCACGGACACGGAGGTTGGCCCGCGAAAGAACGCGAAAATGCACGAAAATGGAACATAAAGTCTGAACCACGGACTCCGACATTCGTCGCGAGCAGATGAACGCGGATTGACGCAGATGAAAACGTGATTTGCGGCAAGCGGCTGTTTGCTTGCTCCAAGGTCTTAGATTGAAATTGGAGGAGTGTGCTTGCCTGTCACGGTCGGATTTCCACCAGGGTGCCATCGGGTGTTGCGTTCGATATTTCGTCAATCTCCCAATCGGTGACGGCGATGCATCCAGACGTCCAATCCATCAATCGGTGGAGCTTACCAAAAAGTCCGGTCCCATTTACGAGGCCGTGTATCATGATGTTTGAGCCGGGATTAATCCCGAGGGCTTTGGCCTTTGCCAAATCACGGTCCTCAGGATAAGAGACTCGAAGCGCGCGGTAACATGAACTTTTTTCCTTGTGTTCGACAATTCGATAAAGCCCTTCGGGCGTTTTGTGGTCGCCTTCGCGTTCCTTGGGTTCAAGCGGGTTTCGACCGAGGGAAATGTGGTAAACCTTCAGGACGGTTCCGTTTTTAATCAGCGTGAGCTTTCTTTTTTCTTTCTCGATTAAAATCCGATCCACCTTTTCGGTTGGAGGCGGTCCGGTATCCGATTGATTGGCCCAGACTAAAACACAAAGAAAGATGAGCAGAACCAAGCCTGCGGTGTATTTGATTAAAAATTTACTGAACTTCATGGCTGGCCTTTTTTTGGCAGAGTTCGTCGCGCATCTTTTGCGCGGTTTCCTTGGTCAGAGGCTCATTGATGAAAGGAGTCGCGATGCGGAAGAAAACATCATCCAAAAGAGTTTCCTCCTTCTTATCGAAGGCAACGTCTTCCCGGGCTTCCAAATTCTCTGCCCATTCCTGTAACTGAGCTGCTGTAATTTGATCCGCAAGAAACCGATCGATAATGTACAGTAAATCTTCATTCTTTAGGATGAGCAGCGGCTCACCCAACCAGTCCCAACCGAAGGAGTTTAATTCCAGCATCAGTGGCCCGGTCGGTTTTTTATAGCGAACGAGTTCCTGAAGAATTTCAGCTCGGCGATTCATTTTCTGGGTAGGCTCTCCAACATGTTTTTCACAAGTATAATATCTCTATGTTAGACTCAGTATGAGCTGAAGGCACGAGGATGGAAAACGATGTACAGCGCAAGCAGTACGAGGAGGATCGCGATGACGCCCAGCACGACGTTCTTTGTGTTTAATTTCAGCCCCTCATTTTGGGATGCTATTACAGGCGGAAGCTCCGGCGGAATGAAATCGTCCGGGAGCGGGGCAAGCCCTTCTCGTTCGTTGAGCACCTCGCGCGCGCGGTCGGCGTCAACTTCCTGCACTTGCAGCCGCAGTTCGCCGAGGACGCTTCCGTAGCCGATGGCGGCATTGTTTTCCCCGGCCAGAAAGGCGGGGATGCCGGCGGTTTCCAGCAGGGCCTTGTCGCTGCCGGCCTTGACCAGGTCCGTGTATTGTTTGAGCGTAATCATTCTCGATGGATCTTGAGCCCGCAAACCTTTTCAATGGCTTCAAAGTCCCTGTCTTTGTGGAACACATGGGCATCGTGCTCCAGTGCGCAGGCGGCGATCAAGCAGTCAACCGAGCTCCGAATCGTATATCCCTTCTTTCGGCAATCCCTGTAAAATTTGGCGGCCAGCTTGTAGGAGGATCTGCGCGGAGGGATTTCAATGAAGGGCTCAAAATGGCGTTCGATCTCAAACGCGTCTTTATCGTTGGAACACCCCTGCATCAGTTCCTGCAAAATCAATCCGGTAAAACAAATCGTTTTTTCCCGCTCTAAAAGCGAATGGACAATTTCAACCTCTCTCGTTTCCCTTCCGGCGAGAAAATCAATCCACACGCCCGTATCAACAAGAATCATCAGGTTCGGCTCTGGCGCATGAGATCCAGATCGCCTTTCCACTGGATTTTTCCGCGCAGCTTCAGGATATTTTTTTGATCTTTGCGCCGCACGAATTCAGACAAGGCCATATTCACAAGATCCTTTTTTGTGCGAAGGCCGGAGAGCTTGAGGCCGCGGGCCACGAGCCCTTCATTCAGATTGATATTGGTCCGCATATACACATAAATACAAAAAATAGGTGTAGAGTGCAAGGATTGAATCCGGGGCAGGCGGATAACTCGGATGGAAAATTCACAAGATCAAACAAAACAGTTTTTACTGGAAGATCGCGAAGAGAAAGGCAAAGGTTAACCTTCTTTCTCACTGTCCTCCGTGATCTCTTTGTAAGTTTTAAGCAAGAGCTTTAACCCCTTTTTGTGTTCCTTGCGTTCTCTTGTGGCGAAACTTCCTGTCTTGGCAACGTTCCGAGAAGACCTGTATCGATTGCTTGCCATCATGAATAAAACTGCTTGCCTAGGGGGCTTGGCTTATGTGACCGGCAACCCCTGATTTACAATTATGTTTCGCACCGTTTTAGGCAAAATTCATCCCGCAGTTTTTCTGAAAGCCGCCAAAGCGGCTTCCGGCACAATATCCGAGCACGAACAAAAGCTGCTTGAATTATGCCAGATCTCCAGCGGGGAAGCATTGCAGCGTCTCGAGGTGACTGAGGGAGGGCTTTCCCCAGCCGCGGTGGAAACGGCCCGCGATGAATTCGGCCCGAACACCCTCGGAACCAAAAAGCAAACCGGCATCGTCATGGAGTTGCTGCAGCGTTGCCGCAACCCGCTGGTCATCCAGTTGCTCGTTATTTGCGCGGTTTCGGCGTGGAACGACGACGTGCCGTCGGCGGTTGTGGTGGGAGTGATGATTTTTCTCAGCGTGGTGCTTGCCTATGTACAGGAGCATCGTTCCAGCAAGGCGGTTGAAAAACTCCAGGCCATGGTGGAAACCAACTGCCATGTCATCCGGGACGGCGTGGAATGCGAGATTCGGATCGATGAAATTGTTCCGGGAGATATTGTGGTGCTGAATGCAGGCGCGATCATTCCCGCCGATCTCCGGCTGATCAGCGCCAAGGACTTTTTTGTCAGCCAGTCCTCGCTCACCGGGGAATCCATGCCGGTGGAAAAAAATTCCGCTGCCGCAACCGTAACGGGACGCGGCATCATCGAATTGCCCAACGCCTGTTTCCAGGGCAGCAACGTTCTCAGCGGTTCGGCGCGCGGACTGGTGGTGAATACCGGCACACGGACGCACTTCGGATCCATCTCGGAAAAACTTTCCGGGCAGCGGGTCCAGACGAGCTTCGACAAGGGCATTGCCGGGTTTACTTGGCTGATGATCCGCTTCATGGTGGTCATGGTCAGCGTGGTGTTTTTGATCGTCGGCCTTACCAAGGGCAACTGGCTTGAAGCCCTGACGTTTGCCCTGGCGGTGGCTGTCGGCCTGACACCTGAAATGCTGCCCATGATCGTGACGGTGAACCTTTCCAAGGGCGCAATGGCGATGTCGAAAAAGAAGGTCATCGTCAAGCGCCTCAACGCGATCCAGAACTTCGGCGCGATCGACATTCTCTGCACCGACAAAACCGGAACCCTCACGCAGGACCGGGTCATTCTTGAAAAGAGCGTGGATGTCACCAACCGCGAAAGCGAGGACGTGCTGCGCTACGCCTACATGAACAGCTATTACCAGACAGGGTTGCGCAACCTGCTGGACAGATCGGTGCTTTCCCACAGCGACCTAGATGTGGAGCGCGGCTGCAAAAAGGTGGACGAAATCCCGTTTGATTTTCAGCGCAAGCGCATGTCGGTGGTCGTGGATTATGAGGGCGACCATGTGCTGATTTGCAAAGGGGCCGTGGAGGATGTTTACAAGGCATGTACGCACTATCAAGTGGACGACGAGATTCATCTGATGATCGACCTCATCAAAAACGATCTGCTTGAAGAATATGAGGGGTTGAGTCAGGACGGCTACCGTGTGCTGGGAATCGCCTACCGCGAATTTCCGCAAAGCAAAACTACCTTCTCCGTGGCCGACGAAAGCGATTTGATTTTGCTCGGTTACATTGCCTTCCTGGATCCGCCCAAAGGCTCTGCTGCAAAGGCCATCGCTTCGTTGCGGGACGTGGGAGTGGCCACAAAAATCCTGACCGGCGACAACGCGCTTGTGACACGCAAAATTTGCAAGGATGTCGATCTCGCAGCCGGGGAGATCATCACAGGCGACCAGCTTATCGGCCTGGGCGATGAAGCGCTCGGCGAGCTTGCGGAAAAAACCAGCGTCTTCGCGCGTCTTTCTCCTTCGCAGAAGGAAAGTCTCATCATTGCCTTGCAAAAGCGCGGGCATGTCGTCGGCTATATGGGCGACGGCATCAACGATGCGCCCTCGATGCGCGTGGCGGATGTGGGGATTTCGGTTGATTCCGCAGTTGATGTCGCGAAGGAATCCGCCGATATCATCCTCCTGGAAAAAAGCCTGCTGGTACTCGAGGACGGCATCCTCGAAGGCAGGAAAGTATTTGGGAACATCATCAAATACATTCGCATGGGCGCCAGTTCCAATTTCGGGAACATGTTCAGCGTACTGGGCGCGAGCTGTTTCTTCAAATTCCTGCCGATGCTCCCCATTCAAATTCTGGTCAACAACCTGCTCTACGACGGATCACAGCTCGGCATTCCCTCGGATAATATCGACCCGGAATACTTGAAAACACCCCGCAAATGGGACATTGCGAATATCCGGCGCTTCATGATGTACATCGGTCCGATCAGTTCCATCTTTGACTATGCCACGTTCTTTTTGATGTTATATTTCTTCCAATGCCAAAATTTGGGACTATCGGCCCCGTCGGAACTTGCGGCCCGCTTTGCCCATCCGGCGAACGTGGACGGCAGCTACGCCGCCTCGCTTTTTCACAGCGCCTGGTTTGTCGAGTCGATTCTCACGCAGACGCTGATCGTCCACATTATCCGCACCCGGAAAATCCCTTTCATCCAAAGCATTGCCAGTCCGTTTTTGATCATGACAACGCTCATCGCCATAACGATTGGCGCGGCGCTGCCCTACTCGCCGTTCGCGAAAGACCTCGGCCTCGTCCCGCTCCCGGCCATTTACTGGGCGTGGATCGCCGGATTTGTTTTCTGTTATTCGATCATCACGCATCGCGTGAAGGTTTGGTTCCACAATAAATACGGGATTGATTAAACATGAAAAGTCTTCTCAACGCCTTGCAGGACGGCCGGTTGATCGAGCTTCCTGACAACAACAAGCAGAAAGCCCTGGAGTATCTGGCCACTTTGATTGAGGCGATCCCGGACATCGGTGTTGAAGGCGGTATCACGGAGACGGTGCTTGCGCGCGAGCAATCCCACAACACCGGAATTGGCAAAGGCTGGGGCTGCCCGCACGCCCGCTCGTCCCATGACGGTGAACTGCTTTGCGCCGTGGGCTGGAGTCCCTCGGGAATCGATTACGGTTCACCCGACAACGAGCCGGTGCATATCGTGGTCATGTATTTTGTCCCGGACACGCAAAAGAACGCGTATCTCAAGGAAATTTCATCCCTGGCCAAGGCGATCCTAACCCAGCCGGACATGCAGGACTTGAAGTCGCTGACCGATTTGACAGAGGTGCGGCACCGGCTTCTGGATGCCATCAGTGCGGCTCTCGAATCCTCCGCGCCGGAAGCCAAGGCCCGGATGATCCAACTGGAGGCGAAACACGCCGAGGCCAAGGAGGCGGGAACCGCGCTCCCGGCCGATATTGCCCGCCGCATCGTTCCGCTTTCCATTCTGGCGGTTCCCGGGGCCAGGCCGGTTGTGTTGTGCCTGGACCGCGAGATTGTTGCGCTCCTGGAGTCCAAGGAAAGCCTGGCAAGCGATTTGGCGCAATCCGGGCAGGCTGAACACCAGGGGGTCCGCGTCATGCTGCGCGGCTCGTCGAATTTTCAGCCGGACCGGGTGTTGTACGAGTGCCTGGCGTTCAAGTTGAACGGGCAACCCGCGCAACCATAGGTTGAACTTTTGTTACAGGAAGATCGCGAAGGACGTTTTTTAACGCAAAGTCGCAAGGGAACACATTTTTCTCTCACGGAGGCACAAAGAACACGGGGGAAATCAGGTTTAATCACAAACAGCACAAAAATGGAACAGAAGTTTTTTACAAAGAGATCGCGGAGTTTATTCGAGCTTCTTAGGCCTTCCTAAACCTTGGCGAGCTTTGCGTCCTTGGCGCGAGAATGAGTTTGTTTTTACACGCCCGGGCTGCGGGGCTTCAGTTTGGCTTCAATGAATCCGGTGAAACGGTGTATCTCCTCCAACTTGAGCAGCCAGGCGGCTCCGAAATAAACGGTTGCGCCCGTGCTCATGAGGAGCAGCACCTGGATTGCCGCGGGCGTTCCCGAAAGCAGGTAGCGCAGGCCTAATAGAGCCAGTATCATGATAAGTGTGGAAAAGGCGATTTTTCCCAGCGACATGCAAAATGCCAGGTCGGTCAGGCGTCCGATGGGCTTTTGAATCCACCAGGCAAGCTGGACAAAATTGATCAGGGCCACAAGCGATGTGGAGAGCGGCAGGCTGATTAATCCCAAATGCAGCACGTGAATGAAGAGAAGGTTGAATCCGATATTGAGAGCGATGCCGGTCAGGCTGATTTGCACCGGGGTTTTGACCCGGTCCAGTGCGTAAAAGGCCGGCGCCAAAACCTTGATGGCCGCGTAGCCTGCGAGGCCGAGCGTGTAATACTGCAGCAGCAGAGCGGTTTGGCCGGTATCGAAGGCTTTATAAGCGCCCCTTTGGAATATCAGGGCGATGATCGGGTGGGCCGCCAGCGCCAGTCCGGCGGAAGCCGGAAGGGTCAGGAAAAACATGCAGCGCAAACTTTCCTGAATTTTGCTCCGGAATTCCGACAGGTTTTCCAATGCGGCTGAGCGGGAAACCGAAGGCAAGGTGACCATGGAAATGGCCACTCCAAACATGCCGATGGGCAGTTGCATCAGTCGGAACGAATTATCGAGCCAGGTGACGGCGCCATTCCCGAAGCTGGATGCAAAACGGGTGTTGACCATGACGTTGATTTGGACGGCGGACCCGGCAATGATGGCGGGCATCATGAGAATCAAAACTTTTCTCAGGCCGGGGTCCTTGAAATCAAGCGCCAACGCGGGCCTGAACCCGAGTTGCCACGCCCGCGGAACCTGGATGAGCCACTGGATTAGTCCGCCTGCGACAACACCAATGGCGAATCCATAAATGGCTTTTGACCCGAAGTGCGGGTCATAGAGCCAGCCGGCCCCGGCTCCAACCAGAATGGAGACCACATTGAACGCGGTGGAGGCGGAAGCGGGCAAACCGAAGCTGCCGAGGCTGTTTAACAGGCCCATGTAAATTGCAGCCAGAGCGACGACCAAAATGAAGGGGAACATGATCTGGGTGAGGGTGACGGTCAGTTCCATTTTTCCTGGGATGCCGGCAAACCCCGGCGCCAGAATCCTGACAATCCAGTCGCTGAATAATATTCCCCAGACCGTGACAATGAAAAGAAAGCCGGCCAATGTTGTCAGCACCAGGTTGGCCAGCCGGAAGGCCTCGGGTTTTCCCTCCTTGGCGAGTTTTTGCGAAAATGTCGTGACAAAGGCGGTGGACAAAGCGCCTTCGGCAAACAAGTCCCGCAGCAGGTTGGGAATGCGGAAGGCTGTTTTGAGGGCGTCCAGTTCCAGGCTGGCGCCGAAGATGGCGCTGAGCAGGATTTCCCTGAAAAGGCCCAGGATGCGCGATCCAAAAATGGCCGCCATGATTTTGGAGGCTGACCTGGCAGTGCTGGGGGTTGAGGACATCGATAAGGAAGGATTATTTAGCCTGCATGTCTTACACGCTTCCTGGAGAATTAGCCAGATTGCGGAGTTTTTTGTATTTCAAATAAACTTCCCGGGCGTTGAGGGATGCGATGCGCCAACCCAGCAGACCGCCCTTGAATCCACCCTTCAGAATAAAAGCCCGCAGAAATCGGACGATCGCATGCAAATACGGCGTCAGCAGACCTGCGCGCTTCCCTTCTTTAAAAGCCGATGAGGCCCAAAGCGTGGAATAGTTTTCGATGCAGGCCATTTGATCGGCCAGGTTCCTGTAGGTGTAATGGTAAAGCTCTCCCTTGAGGGATTGTACGGGGCCTTGGATTTCAAGACGTTCGTGAACCGCGCCACCCTCGAATCTGGCCCTGTCACGGCGGAATAACCTGACCAGCCGGTCGGGATACCAGTCTCCAAAACGAATCCATTTGTTTTCATAAAACACGACCCGTGAAACATCGAATCCCGTTGCTTCCGGGTCTTTCCCGGCTTCTTTGAGTTTGAGAATTTCATCCCGAAGTTCCGGCGAAAGTTCCTCGTCGGCGTCGATGCTGAGAATCCAGTCGCCCGTGGCTTTTTGCAGCGCGAAATTTTTCTGGGCAACGTAGCCCTCCCAGTCGTGCCGGATGAAACGCGCATTGTGATCGGTCGCGATGAATGGGGTGCGGTCCGTGCTGCCGCTGTCCACGATGACAATTTCATCCGCCACGGGTTTGAGGCTGGCGAGACAACGCGGAAGGTCGCTTTCCTCGTTCAGGGTGATGATGCAGGCCGAAATTTTCATAAAGAAAAAGGTTAGCAGAGGCAGAGGCATGGACGCAAGGAGCGCTTATCTTTCAGGTTAGGAGACTTCAATCAGCCGGTCGCCGCGCTGCAGTGCTTCGACTACCTGGGGCCAAAGAGGCAACAGCCATTCGATCAGCTCGGCATTGGTGCAATTACCGATGCGCAACCAGACCACAAACGGGCCGGATCGTCCAGTCAGAACCCATTCTGCAAAGTCTTCGTCTTTCGTGACAATGACTGCTGCATGTTTGATGGCGTATTGCCACAAGTCGCCATCCGGACTCTGTGCCAGTGCCAGTTCAAGCACATGTTCGACCATGTGCCACGCATTCTCAATCGATGGGCCAGTGCTTTGGGCAACTGGGTATCTACCAGAAACCTCATGCGGGCTGTAAGCGGATGATGCCGTGATTGGCCTGGGCTGAGGCGTATTGATAGCAGGCCCGGATGTCCTCTGGTTCAAGGAAGTCGTAATCCTGAAGAATTTCCTGTTCTGTGGCGCCAGCGGCGAGCAAATCGAGCACATCCTTTACACGCAGGCGGTAGCTGCGGATGCAAGGACGCCCGCCGCACTTGCCGGGTTCCATCGTGATCCGATCCAAGTAGTTCTTGCTCATGCTGGTAATACTCTACACGACTTGATCCGTTTGGACGAGTCGTTTTAAATACGGGCGAGGGCGGCTTCGACTGCCTGGTCCGGGGTAACAGCATTCATGCAGCGGAAGTCGATGGGGCATTTGCGCAAAAAGCAGGGGCTGCAGGGCACATGTTCGCGCAGCACGGCCACGGAGTTTCCCAATGGCCCCGTCAGTTTGGGTTCCGTGGAGCCGAAAATAGCGACGGCAGGAGTGCCGAAGAGGGCGGCGGCGTGCATGGCCCCGCTGTCGTTGCAGAGCACAAGCTTTGCGTGGGCGATGATGTTAAGGAATTCGCAGAGGCCTGTTTTGCCTATCTTGTCGGTAACGGGAAAATCCGCCTGATTGCGGAATTCTTCCGCGACGTCCTTATCCTTTGGTCCGCCGAGCAGCACCACTTCCAGATCCTGCTTTTTCAGGATGCGGCGGATGGTTTCCGCAAACCGTTCGGGCAACCAGCGTTTGGCGGGACCGTATTCCGCTCCCGGGCAAACCGCCAGGCAGGGTTTGGCGCCGGGTGAAACGCAGGCGGGCTTGGGCAGGGGTTTGAACGGGGTCTCGTCAACCGGCACTCCGAGATGTTTCATGAGGGCGAGGTAATGTTTTTGGTGGTGTACAAATCCCCGCGTTTGCCGCGGGCGGGGCCAGCTTTGGGTCAGCAACCAGGATCGGAAATGGCCGGTGAAACCGAAACGCCGGGGTATGCAGGCCAGCCGGGCTTCCAGCGCGGTCCGCAGCGAGTTCGGAAAGAGAATGGCGGAATCAAAATTTGAATCGCGGAGTTCCGAACTCGTCGCAAGGATGCTGCGTTCGGTCGTGAGGACATTTTTCAAACCGGGGACCAGGCGCCAGAGGTCTGCCAGCTTTTCCGGGCAGAGGACAAAAAGTTCGGATGAATTCGGGAGGGCGGACTGCAAGGCCTGCAAGGCCGGCAAAGTCATGATGGCGTCGCCCAGCCAGTTGGGGCTGCGGAGCAGGATGCGTTGGCCGAGATTTTCGAGTTCAGGCATGGGCGAAAAGAAGACGGAACCCATTCAGGGTTCTGGATGATTTTTTCATTTTACCCAGGGCAGCTCGTTCCTCGCAACCCTGGGCTGAAGGACGAAACGCCGTTGGCGTTTTAGCTAACATTCCACCTTTTAACATCTTGTCCGATATGTTCATTAGGAGGCGGAGATTCAATCCCCTCTATCAAGCTTTCCGTTATAGGATTGCCACGGCCCCAAAGACCACACACCCCGAAGCGCTCCGCTTTCCGCCCCTCTTGATAGAGGGGACTTGGCCTCGTCCGCCGCGGCCAATCCGACCTTTGATCCCGTCCCGCTTAGCGGGCCACGCCGAGTTCACAGCGCCGGTTGGCCGTCCAGGCAGATTCATTTTCACCCTGCTGTGCGGGGCGTTCCTTGCCGTAGGAAATGGTGGTCATCCGGGAGTTGTCCACGCCCAGGCCGAGAAGATAATCGCGGGTCGCAAGGGAACGCCGTTCGCCGAGGGCGAGGTTGTATTGGGTTGTACCGCGGCTGTCCGTATGGCCCGCCAGAACGAGTTTGGCATTCGGATTGTCGCTGATCCATTTGGCGGCTTGTTCGAGTTTGGGACGCTCGGAAGCCTTGATGGCGAAGCTGTCGAAGTCAAAATGAACGGTGTAGGGCGCCAACTGGCTGTAGTCGGCGTTTTCCGGATTGATGTTGGGGTTTCTTTCGCTGACGGCGTAGTTGGGCAGGCCTTCGGCGGAACTTCCGCTCATGCTGCTGTCCGAGCCGTCATCTTTTTTAGCAGGGCGGCTGCAACTGGAAATAACGACTGCCAGCGTCAAAGTCAGGAACAGGAATAATTTTGGATTCATAGTGGAAATTTTCTTAAGACGTTTAGCGTGAGACGGCGGGTTCTGAACAGCGGTTCAGTCCATTGTCAAGTTGTACGGTTTGTTTGGTCTTGGAGTCAAGCAGATAAAGCTTTCCATCCCTGGAAAAGACCAGATGCCGCGAATTCCGGCACCAACTGGGTGTTTCATTGATTCCGGAGGCGGTCAGGATGGTTTGTTTGCCGCCGACGATCTCGCTGATGGCAATCTGGTTCTGTCCCGCGATCCGCACGGAGTAGGCCAGCAGGCGGCCATCGGGGGACCAATCGGGTTCGGTGGTGTAGGGCGAGTAGGTGTTGAAACGTTGGGGCGCTCCGCCGTTTGAAGCGATG
Coding sequences within:
- a CDS encoding L,D-transpeptidase family protein, which gives rise to MKFSKFLIKYTAGLVLLIFLCVLVWANQSDTGPPPTEKVDRILIEKEKRKLTLIKNGTVLKVYHISLGRNPLEPKEREGDHKTPEGLYRIVEHKEKSSCYRALRVSYPEDRDLAKAKALGINPGSNIMIHGLVNGTGLFGKLHRLMDWTSGCIAVTDWEIDEISNATPDGTLVEIRP
- a CDS encoding DUF2007 domain-containing protein: MITLKQYTDLVKAGSDKALLETAGIPAFLAGENNAAIGYGSVLGELRLQVQEVDADRAREVLNEREGLAPLPDDFIPPELPPVIASQNEGLKLNTKNVVLGVIAILLVLLALYIVFHPRAFSSY
- a CDS encoding PIN domain nuclease codes for the protein MILVDTGVWIDFLAGRETREVEIVHSLLEREKTICFTGLILQELMQGCSNDKDAFEIERHFEPFIEIPPRRSSYKLAAKFYRDCRKKGYTIRSSVDCLIAACALEHDAHVFHKDRDFEAIEKVCGLKIHRE
- a CDS encoding type II toxin-antitoxin system VapB family antitoxin, translated to MRTNINLNEGLVARGLKLSGLRTKKDLVNMALSEFVRRKDQKNILKLRGKIQWKGDLDLMRQSRT
- the mgtA gene encoding magnesium-translocating P-type ATPase, whose protein sequence is MFRTVLGKIHPAVFLKAAKAASGTISEHEQKLLELCQISSGEALQRLEVTEGGLSPAAVETARDEFGPNTLGTKKQTGIVMELLQRCRNPLVIQLLVICAVSAWNDDVPSAVVVGVMIFLSVVLAYVQEHRSSKAVEKLQAMVETNCHVIRDGVECEIRIDEIVPGDIVVLNAGAIIPADLRLISAKDFFVSQSSLTGESMPVEKNSAAATVTGRGIIELPNACFQGSNVLSGSARGLVVNTGTRTHFGSISEKLSGQRVQTSFDKGIAGFTWLMIRFMVVMVSVVFLIVGLTKGNWLEALTFALAVAVGLTPEMLPMIVTVNLSKGAMAMSKKKVIVKRLNAIQNFGAIDILCTDKTGTLTQDRVILEKSVDVTNRESEDVLRYAYMNSYYQTGLRNLLDRSVLSHSDLDVERGCKKVDEIPFDFQRKRMSVVVDYEGDHVLICKGAVEDVYKACTHYQVDDEIHLMIDLIKNDLLEEYEGLSQDGYRVLGIAYREFPQSKTTFSVADESDLILLGYIAFLDPPKGSAAKAIASLRDVGVATKILTGDNALVTRKICKDVDLAAGEIITGDQLIGLGDEALGELAEKTSVFARLSPSQKESLIIALQKRGHVVGYMGDGINDAPSMRVADVGISVDSAVDVAKESADIILLEKSLLVLEDGILEGRKVFGNIIKYIRMGASSNFGNMFSVLGASCFFKFLPMLPIQILVNNLLYDGSQLGIPSDNIDPEYLKTPRKWDIANIRRFMMYIGPISSIFDYATFFLMLYFFQCQNLGLSAPSELAARFAHPANVDGSYAASLFHSAWFVESILTQTLIVHIIRTRKIPFIQSIASPFLIMTTLIAITIGAALPYSPFAKDLGLVPLPAIYWAWIAGFVFCYSIITHRVKVWFHNKYGID
- a CDS encoding PTS sugar transporter subunit IIA — protein: MKSLLNALQDGRLIELPDNNKQKALEYLATLIEAIPDIGVEGGITETVLAREQSHNTGIGKGWGCPHARSSHDGELLCAVGWSPSGIDYGSPDNEPVHIVVMYFVPDTQKNAYLKEISSLAKAILTQPDMQDLKSLTDLTEVRHRLLDAISAALESSAPEAKARMIQLEAKHAEAKEAGTALPADIARRIVPLSILAVPGARPVVLCLDREIVALLESKESLASDLAQSGQAEHQGVRVMLRGSSNFQPDRVLYECLAFKLNGQPAQP
- the murJ gene encoding murein biosynthesis integral membrane protein MurJ, which codes for MSSTPSTARSASKIMAAIFGSRILGLFREILLSAIFGASLELDALKTAFRIPNLLRDLFAEGALSTAFVTTFSQKLAKEGKPEAFRLANLVLTTLAGFLFIVTVWGILFSDWIVRILAPGFAGIPGKMELTVTLTQIMFPFILVVALAAIYMGLLNSLGSFGLPASASTAFNVVSILVGAGAGWLYDPHFGSKAIYGFAIGVVAGGLIQWLIQVPRAWQLGFRPALALDFKDPGLRKVLILMMPAIIAGSAVQINVMVNTRFASSFGNGAVTWLDNSFRLMQLPIGMFGVAISMVTLPSVSRSAALENLSEFRSKIQESLRCMFFLTLPASAGLALAAHPIIALIFQRGAYKAFDTGQTALLLQYYTLGLAGYAAIKVLAPAFYALDRVKTPVQISLTGIALNIGFNLLFIHVLHLGLISLPLSTSLVALINFVQLAWWIQKPIGRLTDLAFCMSLGKIAFSTLIMILALLGLRYLLSGTPAAIQVLLLMSTGATVYFGAAWLLKLEEIHRFTGFIEAKLKPRSPGV
- a CDS encoding glycosyltransferase family 2 protein, with amino-acid sequence MKISACIITLNEESDLPRCLASLKPVADEIVIVDSGSTDRTPFIATDHNARFIRHDWEGYVAQKNFALQKATGDWILSIDADEELSPELRDEILKLKEAGKDPEATGFDVSRVVFYENKWIRFGDWYPDRLVRLFRRDRARFEGGAVHERLEIQGPVQSLKGELYHYTYRNLADQMACIENYSTLWASSAFKEGKRAGLLTPYLHAIVRFLRAFILKGGFKGGLLGWRIASLNAREVYLKYKKLRNLANSPGSV
- a CDS encoding DUF5615 family PIN-like protein; its protein translation is MNQRTSGPAINTPQPRPITASSAYSPHEVSGRYPVAQSTGPSIENAWHMVEHVLELALAQSPDGDLWQYAIKHAAVIVTKDEDFAEWVLTGRSGPFVVWLRIGNCTNAELIEWLLPLWPQVVEALQRGDRLIEVS
- a CDS encoding DUF433 domain-containing protein → MSKNYLDRITMEPGKCGGRPCIRSYRLRVKDVLDLLAAGATEQEILQDYDFLEPEDIRACYQYASAQANHGIIRLQPA